In the genome of Pagrus major chromosome 17, Pma_NU_1.0, the window TTATCTTTAATCATCAGCCTGAGTACTTTGCACATCACACAAGGTGTAGTAAATAGTACCAATTGCCCGAGGTGCAATCCCCCACTCCTTACCTGACAGCCACAACACCTCAGTCCAAGCCCTTGGCGGCAGGATTGGCTCTGGGCAATGTCTACTGACAAGGTATACGGTTTTGATACCGAATTGACCTTATTGAAATTTTTAACTGATCTCATCGGACAGCGTTATAACTTCATGGTCCTCTGATGGAAGAGGAAGCATTGAGAAAATCTCATGAGTCCCTCAGAAGACTTGTGACCCCTTCATTTATGATGTTTGGTGCCCAGGGGCCTTTGAGCTTACCGAATGTGCCTCTGGCGGATAAGGACACGGGCATGGTGGATGCTTTTGGCAAGTCCGAGCTTGAAGACCTGTGTCTGCAGCCTCCTCTCCAAGAAATCTTCAACCTTCAGGCCCAGGATGTAATCGAGCTTCATCTTACCCTCATCCAGCACACCGATCCTCACCAGACGCCTGAGCAAAGCATtacctggggaaaaaaacaggagcCATTTACAATCCGAGACATACACAGTGCATATGACAATTACACTATATTGGCCTCATTGACGAGGAATTCTTGACACCACAGAGAGTCTGACAGTTGATAGTTAAATCATAGGCCATATACTGATCAAACATGCATTTGAACATCATTTTATGTACCTTCAAACAGACGCTTGGGGTCCTTCTCGTCAAGAGTGAGCAGCTCTCTGGCAGCTTTGCGGATCTTGGCCAGGGTGAACTTAACCCTCCACACCTCACGCTTGTTCCTCAGTCCATACTCgcctggagagaggagagtaaaCAGTCAAACCTCAAATTCAGTGCcctctatggcaaacaaggggATGGCTTATGACAATTTATTGCACACTGGTGAACATGAAATCACAAGCTTACCAATGAGTTTCAACTCCTGGTCGAGACGGGACTTCTCGAAGGGACGACGGGGGGTGACATATGTCTTGCGACAAACCCAACTCCTGGCAACGGGCATGGCGGCTTAGGAGTGCCTGCAACATCAGGACAAACGATATGTTAGTCAGTGCAAATTAAAAAGCCAGTTGTACATCAGAGATGAGCGAATACATTAGATTAGAAGCAACTAGACATGTCCCCAAGCCCTCATCTTAAACTGACATCCTCCTCACATTCATACTGAACTGCCCTAATTGATTAAAACTTCAGCACTGCAATTGCATCCAAATTAATTTATAAACTGATGTGATATGTTTGTGAATAAATGAGGGTTGAGACAGCCTAGTTTAAAATCATGTCATTTCATTAGCATTACATCTTTCAAACTTTAAGTCACAAGTCCACAGGAGTGTTTATTCTAAGTCATTGTGGTCGCTGATAAACCTCTAACACAAATGGTTGCTGTAAAaaacgttagcatttagctctgCGAGAAGTCAGCTTCAAGAAAACGCATGTAGTGTGTAAATCAATGCATTCATGACACCGCTAGGCCAGAGAATAtgcattaaatgtgtttgtaattacACAAATCATGTAAATATGCGTTAGAAACCGGTAATCTGTCAGCCATACGACTAGGCCGCAGCTACGCCGCACCACGTTGTTCAACGTGAGAACGTTAGCTTAGCCGAATTAGCTTCTAATCTAAATCCATTATAAACGATACgctgtttatttaaaatacatcttgGCTCGTACTTCTACGTTTCGT includes:
- the rps9 gene encoding small ribosomal subunit protein uS4; amino-acid sequence: MPVARSWVCRKTYVTPRRPFEKSRLDQELKLIGEYGLRNKREVWRVKFTLAKIRKAARELLTLDEKDPKRLFEGNALLRRLVRIGVLDEGKMKLDYILGLKVEDFLERRLQTQVFKLGLAKSIHHARVLIRQRHIRVRKQVVNIPSFVVRLDSQKHIDFSLRSPYGGGRPGRVKRKNAKKGQSGAGGADDEEED